The genomic DNA CTGGCGGCCCGCGACCGGCACGGACCGAAGCTCAAGGGCCAACTGCTCATCTACCCGATGCTCGACGACCGAGGCATCACACCGTCAACCCATCAGTTCGACGGCATCGGCGTCTGGGATCGGGTGAGCAACGAAACCGGATGGCAGGCGATTCTCGGCGATGACTACCGCACCGAGGCGGTCTCGCCCTATATCGCACCATCGCGTGCCAACGACCTCACCGATCTGCGCCCGCGTACATCGACGTGGGCTCGGCCGAGATCTTCCGGGACGAAGCCGTCGCCTACGCCTCGGCCCTCTGGAACGACGGCAGCGAAGCGGAGCTGCACGTGTGGCCCGGAGGCTTCCACGCCTTCGACATCTTCGCCGCCCATACACACCTTGCGCAAGGAATGATCAGCACCCGAATGGCCTGGATCGAGAAGCTCCTGGCCGACTGAAAGGAACATCATGTCTGAGAACACAGCTGTCAACGACGCAGTTGTCCGCGTGGCCACGAAGACCGTCGACAGCGGCGGCGTCCCAGGCGTCGTCGCCGGAGTGACCACCGACAAGGAGACCATCAGTCTCACTGCTGCAGGAGTCCGCTCCCTCGACGATTCGCAGCCGATGACCACGGACTCCGTGTTCATGATCTTCTCCACGACGAAGGCCCTGACCGGCACCGTGGCACTGCAGCTGGTGGAGTCGGGAGAGCTCGACCTCGACGCCCCGGCGAAGGACTATGCCCCAGGACTGGCCGACGTGCAGGTCATCGACGGTTTCGACGACGGCGGAGAACCGATCCTCCGGGCACCCGCCAGCGAACCGACCACGAAACAGCTTCTGCTGCACACCGCCGGCTTCGGCTACGACTTCTTCAACGAGAAGTACGAACGACTCGCCCGCGAACACGGCCAGCCGAGCATCGTCACCGCCACCAGGAAGGCGTTGGAGACTCCGCTGCTGTTCGATCCCGGCACCCAGTGGGAGTACGGGTCGAACATGGATTGGGTCGGCCAGGTCATCGAAGGCATCACCGGAAAGACTCTGGGTGAGGCGATGCGTACCCGAGTCCTCGAACCGCTGGGCATGGACGACAGCACCTTCCGTCCGACCGCGTCGATGCAGGAGCGGCAGGCCACGATGCACCAGCGCACCGACGGCGAACTCGCGGCGACCGACTTCATGCTGCCCGAACCGGAGGTGGAGATGGGCGGCCACGGACTCTTCTCGACCGTCGATGACTACCTGAAGTTCATCAGGATGTGGCTCAACGACGGAGCAGCCGACGACGGAACAGTCGTCCTCCGCCCCGAAACGGTGGACCTGGCCACGCAGAACCACCTCGGCGATCTTCGGGTGAAACTGCTGCCCGGAGTCATCCCGAGCTTGTCCAACGATGCGGAGTTCTTCCCCGGCATGCCGAAGACCTGGGGATACACGTTCATGATCAACGAGGAGGACGCCCCGACCGGTCGCCCGGCCGGCGCCGCAGCATGGGCGGGTCTTGCCAACCTCTACTACTGGTTCGACCGACAGAACAAGATCGGCGGGTACTGGGCCACACAGATCTTCCCCTTCGCCGACCCCGAATCCGTCGGTGGGTATCTCGAGATGGAGACGGCAGTCTACGATGCTCTGAAAGGCTGATTCGCGACTGAGGCGAATCGCGACCGTCGGGCGACAGTCGTGGACTGCCAATCGTCGACCGACGGACGAACGAGGAGGTGGTGACGTGCAGGAGCTGCTCGGCAGGATTGCGAAGCTCGATCCCGAGGCGAGCCTGGGTCTGCGCGTCATCGCCTGCTTCGACGAACTCATGGCCGGCGAGGTCAATTCCCATGCCCTCGCCTCCGCGGCCGCGGCTCTGGCCGGTTGCCCGGCCGGCTTTCGCAGTGGGGACGGGAGCAGACAGCTGAGGGTCGATTCAGGCGGAGTCTCGATTCCGGGGGATCGACCCGCCGAGGTGGCCGCCCTGTCCCTGCCGAACGATTCCGAGGTCTGGCTCGAGCGGGAGGACGTTGTCTTGCCCAACGATGAACTCATCCTTGAGAGATTCGGCCTGGCCATCGGCGTGAGATTCGGTCTCGAACGGCAGCAGCTGGAGACCCCGCGGGACGTGGCGCTCGCCCTCGATCCTGCAGCGACGCCCGAAGACCGGAGTGCTGCCGCGGTTCGCCTCGGGTTGACGCCTGGTTCGGGATATCGAGTCCTCGCGGCCCCGCTGTTCGCCGTCTTCGAGAAACGACCCGCCGGCCCCACCGATGTCATCACCAGCGAACATGGCACGCTGCAGGTGGTCATCGTGACCGACGACACCGAGGGTATCGCCGTGACACCGGCCGGACTGGGGCCGTCCGGGTCGATCGGAGAATTGCCGCGGTCACTGCGGGCAGCCGTGGTGGCACTGCGGCTCAGCCGCCCGCCCGAGGAAGGGCTCGTGCGGGCTGAAAACTTCGGTGGGCTCGTCGAACTGCTCGCCGAATCATCTGACACAACCGATCCGGACGCTGCGCTGATCGACGAGATCATGGACTCGCCGTGGGCGGAGTCCACGGTGCGCGTGCTCCTCGAAGCACCGACGATCAGACAGGCGGCCCGCGACCTCGGTCTGCACCACAGCACGGTGCAGAGCCGGGCCGAGCAGATCGAACGCTGCCTCGGCTACGATCCGCTGTCGGGCTACAACCGCACCAGGTTGGGCATCAGCGTGCTCCGGTGGCGGCTTCGCAATTCCCGAGCGCTTGAACTTCCGGGGCCAGTGGGGTGAGGTGCGTCAAGTCCCGGGTTTGATGGAGAGTTTTCTACTTGGAATTCATCAACTGACACACGAGCTAGCCAACCTGTGGCAGCGTGTTGAAATACTCTGGTCGGAACGCGGTTGGAGTCGCCTCACCGAGTGCTCCGTGAGGCCGGTACGTGTTGAACCACTGCACCCACTTCGCCGTGCCGATCTCGATATCGTCAGTATTTTTTACGGATCCTAGTTCCGGATCAGCTCAACTTTATAGAGAGAGTTCAGCGCTCAGCGAGGGCGTTATCGTATGAGTCGCCCTTCGATTCGACAGACGCGACGGTGCACCTAGAAACACTTAGCGAGTCGGTAGGGTGGGAGCCATCTAGGGAGAAGGAAGCAGGGAACCATGAAGAAAGAAATCAACGTCGTGGGTGCCATCATAGTCGACGGTTCAAATGTCTTGGCAGCGCAAAGAAGCGCAACGATGTCTCTGCCCGGCATGTGGGAGTTTCCCGGTGGCAAGATCGAAGCCGGTGAAACTCCTCGCGCGGCTCTCGTCCGGGAGCTCCAAGAAGAGCTATTATGCACGGCTGAGATTGGAGATGAAGTCGCTTCGACTCGGCACGAGTACGATTTTGGCTTCGTCACCCTGACTACCTTCTACTCAAAGCTAGTCGAAGGCGAACCGAAACTAACTGAACATTCCGAAATTCGATGGATCAAAGCAACCGACCTCGATTCGGTGGAGTGGGCGCCAGCTGATATACCTGCAGTTGAGAAGGTGGTGCAAGATTTCTCAATGACCGAGGAGTAGGCGTGGCAACAGTTCCAGAGCATGTTCAGCGAGACACAGCGTTCGGATTTCTTGATCGTTCGTCACCCGCGGAACGCCTCTTCAACCCGATGTTGGTTTCAAATGTTGAAGCCAACACGATGCACAAAGCCATCCTTGAAGAACTGAGACGCTCGAAGAGCTTCACCTTTTCAGTTGCATTTGTCAGTTCAGATGCAATCGCTTCATTGAAGCAACCACTGATTGAGTTCCCGGGCCGGGGCCGAATCATCACTTCGACTTACTTAGGTTTCAATTCACCTGAGTCATTTAGGGAACTGAAGAATCTCCACGACCTTGGCATCGAAGTGTACGTGTTTGAAGATGACACAAGAGGTTTCCATCCCAAAGGCTTCATCTTTGAACAAGCAGCTACGACCACAGCGATCGTGGGTAGCTCCAATCTGACTTCTCGGGCGCTCAAGCGAAACCACGAGTGGAACCTGAGGTTCTCAGCACTTCCTGACGGCGATATTGTTCAGCAGCTTGCTGCTGCAATTGATATCCAGCTTGAGTCCGCCACGCTGCTAAGCGATGACTGGATCAATGCATACGAAGAGTTGTACGTCCCGCCTTCGGCACGTAGCGAAATTCCGGGGTCGAACCTTCAGCTGCCAGGGACTCGTACTCAGATTGTCGCCAACGCGATGCAGGCAGAGGCTCTCCTAGAAATTCAAAAAGTACGCGACTCGGGTGAAGATAAAGCTCTAGTCGTGTCGGCGACTGGCACAGGTAAGACCATTCTCGCGGCGCTAGACGTGAAGGCCGCGAATCCGGAACGAGTGCTCTTCGTCGTGCACCGAGAACAAATTCTCGATCGCGCGATTGAGGAATTCACCAAGGTGCTCGATCTTGAGGAACACGAGGTTGGGAAGTTCGTCGGGTCGCGTAGAGAACTTGATCGACGGTTCGTATTCGCAACCGTGCAGTCACTGGGATCGGCTGAAAAGCTGAACCAAATCGCACGCGACCACTTCGACTACATCCTCATCGATGAGGTTCATAGGGCTGGTGCGAGGTTGCACCAGAACATCATTCAGTACTTCACCCCGGACTTCATGCTTGGAATCACCGCTACTCCCGAGCGGTCAGACGATTTCAATGTCTATAGCCTGTTCGACTACAACGTGCCCTATGAGATTCGACTACAGAAGGCGCTCGAGGAGGACATGCTCGCCCCGTTCCACTATTACGGCGTCACCGACTTCGAGAAGGACGGCGAAGTTATCGGTGACACAAGCCAGCTGCGGAACCTCGTTGCCCCAGAGAGAGTAGCTCACCTGATTCAGGTAATTGAGCGTTATGGGCACGTAGGCGACCCGGTCAGAGGCCTCATGTTCTGCAGCCGAAAAGATGAAGCTCGAGAGCTATCGACGCTTCTCAACCAGAACGACGTACATGGCAAACGGCTTCGAACGCGAGCTCTAACTGGTGAAGACTCGGTAGAAACTCGTGAACGTGTCGTCGCCCAGCTTGAAAACGGAGAGCTCGACTACATCATCTCCGTCGATGTGTTTAACGAAGGCATTGATATCCGGACAGTCAACCAAGTGGTTATGCTTCGGCAAACTCAGTCGAGCATCATCTTTACTCAGCAGCTCGGCCGCGGACTGCGCAAGGCAGCTGGCAAGAGCCATCTCATCGTTATCGACTTCATCGGTAACTACACGAACAACTTCCTCGTGCCGATTGCGCTCTTCGGAGACAGCAGCCTGAACAAGGACTCTCTCCGGAAGAGGATGATTGAAGCGCAAGATGTCGGTGCGGTTTCTGGACTTTCAAGCATCAACTTTGATGCGGTCGCAAAGGAGCGAATCTTCAAGTCGATCGAGTCCACACGCCTGGATAGCCTGAAGAACCTCAAGCAGTCCTTTAGAGACCTGCATACCCGACTCGGTAGGCCGCCGATGCTGATGGACTATGCGCGCTTTGATGTTGTTGATCCAGTAGTAATCGCCAGTGCACGTGGCAACTATTGGAAACTGCTCAACGCATTCAAAGTTGTCGACGAGCAGCCCACAGACAGAGAAAGTCAGATCCTGTCGATGGTCAGTCAGGAGTTTCTGAACGGCAAACGGCCCCATGAACTTCTGGTGCTCGAGCAACTAGTGAGTGCAAGAACTCCTGTGACTGTGAGTGACCTTCGCTCGCTTTTTGATCAAAAGGGAGCGACTTCAGACCAGGCCACAATTGACTCCATTGAAAGAATTTTCAACTTTGAATTCTTCACTGAGGGTGATCAGAAAAAATACGGGACTCCGATCGTCGATTGGACAGACGGCAGGATCACTCCAACCTCAGAATTTCTGGACCTGCTTGAACACTCGCCCAGCTTCTTAGCCCATTTGAATGATGCAATTGAGACAGGACTCTTCTTATCCCGTCACAGGTACCGCTGGGATGAACGTCTAGAGGCAGGGAAGAAGTACTCGCGCAAAGACGTTTGCAGACTGCTCAATTGGCAAAGCGATCAAAAAGGGACGATGTACGGGTACAAAGTCGACGTCTACTCCAATTCGTGTCCAATCTTCGTGACTTATCACAAAGATGACGACGTGTCCGCGAGCACTTCGTACGAAGACTCTTTTGTCAGCGAGAACACGCTCCGCTGGTTCACACGCAGCAAGAGGACATTGCAGAGCAAGGAAGTCCGGTCGATTGTGAACAATGAGATCCCGCTGTATCTCTTTGCTAAGAAGGACGACGCTGAAGGCACGGACTTTTACTACTTGGGCCAGGCCACGTCCTCGGACCCAATGCAAACAAAGATGCCTGGGGAGAACGGGAAGAACTTGGACGTTGTCACGATGGACCTCAACCTGGAGTACCCCATTGATGCAGCGCTCTATGACTATTTGACGACAGGCCCGGCGATCGAAGAGGCAAAGAGCCGCAGCTCCAAAGCTCCGTCAATTGATCTAAGCCATGAAGAGACACCAATTCGGCTCGAATACAACGACGATCAGAAAGACAAGCTGTTCTAGCGATGAAGTTGCCGGGGCAGCTGGATTTCACTAGTGCTGATGGCCGACTCGCTGAATCAATGCTTCCCAAGCAAACGTCGCGAGCCAATGAGAGGACACGTACTCGTCTGAGACAGACGCTTCGAGTCCGGGTGCCATTAGCGAATCGACTTGGGTGAGTATGCCCTTGGCCTGCGCGATGAGTTCGTCATGGCCCGACTTCTCGGCGATCGCTTCTAGCTTTGGAGCCAGTCGCATCACTGACGCCGCGACCGAGAGGCCCAAACCGTAGAGGTGGCTCTGCTGGCCGTCGGTTGGGTCCAGGACCTTGACCGGTGTGAGCGCTGGTGACTCCGGCGAGAGTTCGGATAGAAACTCAGGTAGCCACGTCGCCAATTCGTCCTCGGTGAGCACTTCAGCCATGAGATCTGCCTCGCATAGGCCGGGGGAGAGGAAGTCGTGACCGCTGCGCTCCTGGCGTAAGTTCCAGGCGACATCCTCGGCGAAGAATCGACGAGCCGCATCCGCGATGGCATCGACGACGTCGTGCCGCTCTGCTGCCCGGGCCCCGAGGAGGACGCGGCGCAGCCCGAAGGCCGTATTCGAGTGCACTCCATGCCGAACCGGCGCGGCCACCTTCGGCAGCCATGCAACCACCAAGTCGAAAACCGTCTCGGCGAGCACTTGCGTGTGAGTACCAAGCGCGCGCAACTCCGGAACTTCGCTGGCATTCAGCACCCGATTGAGCTCGACCGCCCAGGCCCAGCCATACGGCCGCTCCCACGACGGATTCGCACGGAGGAAAGCCGCCTCGGTGAGCATATGTTCCTCGCTCAGGTGTGAGGACAGAACGTCGAGCGCACGTTTGCGCCAACCGGCACTCTGCGCCACCTCGGTCTCCAGCAAAGACGCCAGGAGATAGTGCATGTGCACGCTGGAATGCCAGTCATAGGAGTTCGCGAACGCGGGATTCTTCTCTGCTGCGGGCACGATGTCCGCAACACTTCGCGCCAGATGATGGGAGGCGTACGGATATTCGCGGGTGATGTTGCTCAGCGCCACCTCGGCGAAGGGGTGGACGTAATCTTCAATCTGCGGCATGGATCCTCATCGGCTCGGGGTCTTCCACTCTACTGGGATGATCACCAGACCAGGTGCCGAACCACTGCGGCTAAGCTTGAACGGACCAAGACCAGCCCTGGTCGTGATGTGCAGGAAGGACAGGCGAGCAATGACGCCATCTCCCGAAGTCTTCGGCCCGACGGTCGACGATCACACCAGGTGCGTCCACTACGCCACCGAACTCGACATCATCGCCATCCGTTTCGCCTGCTGCGACCGCTACTATCCCTGCCACCTGTGCCATTCCGAGACTGCGGATCACCCCGCTCAGCAATGGCTACGCGAGAAGTTCGACCAGCCCGCGATCCTGTGCGGGATCTGCTGGACCGAACTGACGATCACTGCCTATAAAGCAGCCGATGAATGCCCGGAATGCGCGGCGCAGTTCAATCCACGCTGCGCGGCGCATTCGGATCTCTATTTTGCCGGTCAGTGAAGAACCCTGGCGGTGACGATTCCGATTAGTGAAGGAACTGCATCACCACGATCATCGCGGCCATTCCCCAGCAGTCGAGTGAGATGAGCGGGCGTCCGCGGGCGATGTCGTGGACGGCGCAGATCACCAGGCACACCGCCAGGACGACGACGCCCACTGTGAGGAACGTGCTGATGAGCGACATGTCACCGGCATGATGACTATGGCCGCCGGCGTGCGTCGAACCGCTCATGTGCGCCCCATGGTTGAGGACCTGCCACGCCATCACCGGATAGGTGATGGCGGAGAGGACCGCGGCTGTCGGGCCTGAGTGGGAATCCGCCCGTGACGCGCAGCGGTCAGGCGCGGTCGCCGATTCCGCGCAGTCGTTGACCGCGACCTTCGCCAGCCCGCCAGGGCCACTCGCGACGAGGGCGGAGGACCGCCTCGGCGAGGGAGCCCTTGTCGATGATCGCAGGAATACGGCCAGGCCGAGCCCGACGATGAGCAGCGTCCCCGACAAGGCGACTGCCGGGACGAGGGCGGTATAGGCCAAGTCGACCATGGCAAGAACCATCACGGCTGCGGCGACGATGGCCGGTCGTCCCTTCGACGCAAGAGCGCCGGTCAGGCACAGGACCCCCGAGGTGACCATGAGGAAGGACGCGAGGCTGCTCATCGGCTGCGCCTGTCAGTCGCACTCGCAGGAGTGACCGGTCTCCGTGCCGCAGTGACTCGACTTCGGGCGTGGCACGTCGAGCGCGGGATTCCGGTCGAAGAAGCCATAGGGCTTCATTGTGAACCCGAGCTTGTCGACGGGCATGATCGGCCAATCCTCGGGACGCGGGAAGTGCGTCATCGCGAATGACGCCCACACGACGATGTCGTCACCGTCGACCGGTCGCTGCTGCTCGACCCACTGCGTGATGGTGCCCTGACCGGGGTTCTGGTTCGGTACGTGCCCGAGGGGAACCGTTCGTCGGCGTCGAAGTGCGTCAGCCACATGTGCTTCGACCCGAAGCCGGCGCGCTTCGAGATCGACGAATCCTCGGCCGCCATCATCGTCGGCTCATCGGGCACACGCAGCTCATAGCCGACGGGGAAACCGTGCCGGTTGGGCTTGTCCGGATTGACGATGTGCCAGACCCGTCCAGCCTCACCATCGGCGGTCCTGCCACCCTCGGCGGTGAGCCGAGTGAGCTTCCTGGTGAAGGCATTGCCGTAGGGATTGTCCTCACCGAAGGGAACGCGCACTGCTTCCTGCTCATCGACGGCGTTGGCGATGCCGTCGACCTGCATGTCGAGCCGGGCGCAGAACATGTGCTGGTGGAAGGGCATGCCCAGTCCCTCGTCGCCGAGAGGCGAGGACCAGCGCTGCCGCTGAGCCTCGTCACCGTACGCGGCTGTGTAGACGATGCCGGTGGCTTTGCACTCGAGCTCAAGCGTGCCGTCGAGGTAGAGATACCAGTAGAAGCCGTAATCGTAGTTGCCGACGGTGATGAAGAAGGAGATGACGAGGCGGCGATTGCGGCGCACGTCGACGGCGCCGGTGAACTCGTCTGTGTGCTTGAACAGGATCCCGACATCCTCTTCGTGGATGCAGATGGCATTCGTGATCGTGTGCGCATGCCCCCGATCGTCGGCGAGCACGGCGTCCGAGTAGTGGATCTCGCCGAGGCAGTCGCACCCGAGCTCGAGCGAATTCGTGTTCTTGCCCATCGAATACTCGCCGGCGTCGAAGTAGTTCTGCCAGAAGCGCACCGGGCTGGGATCGCCGTAGGGCACGACCATCTCCGCCACTGAGGCGCGGTAGACGATGGGGCGGCGCTCGCCTTCGTCATCGAAGCTGATCTGGTGGAGGACCAGCCCTTCGACCGGATCGAAGCCGAGTCGGACCTGCCACTTCTCCCAATCGAGGACATCCCCGTTGAGGGTGAAGCTCGCTCCCTCGGGCTGGGTGATCTCGATCGGCTTCTGCGTCGTCCGCGGTTCGGGCAGCCAGGAGTCGAGGTGGTAGTCGAAGCGCTCCTGGGGCACGGGCACGATGTCGGTGTCGACGACTTCGACAACCTCACCGGTGTTGAGGTCGAGATAGGCGACGAGCCCCTCAAGCGGATGTGCCCACGCATTGTCCTGCGGGTCCGACTGGATGAAGGAGGAACCGCGCACGAGGCGGCGGCCCGCTTCGCCTGGAATGTCGAAGCATCCGGCAGAGAGCGCGCAGATGCGCACGGTTTCGACGTCGGTGATGCCTCGCGCCGCGACGGCTGCCCGCCAGGTCATGTCGTTGCGGATCATCTGCTCGGCTTCTTCGTATTCGGTCATGGTGATCGGGGCTTGGCCT from Brevibacterium sp. JSBI002 includes the following:
- a CDS encoding (deoxy)nucleoside triphosphate pyrophosphohydrolase, with translation MKKEINVVGAIIVDGSNVLAAQRSATMSLPGMWEFPGGKIEAGETPRAALVRELQEELLCTAEIGDEVASTRHEYDFGFVTLTTFYSKLVEGEPKLTEHSEIRWIKATDLDSVEWAPADIPAVEKVVQDFSMTEE
- a CDS encoding helix-turn-helix domain-containing protein — protein: MQELLGRIAKLDPEASLGLRVIACFDELMAGEVNSHALASAAAALAGCPAGFRSGDGSRQLRVDSGGVSIPGDRPAEVAALSLPNDSEVWLEREDVVLPNDELILERFGLAIGVRFGLERQQLETPRDVALALDPAATPEDRSAAAVRLGLTPGSGYRVLAAPLFAVFEKRPAGPTDVITSEHGTLQVVIVTDDTEGIAVTPAGLGPSGSIGELPRSLRAAVVALRLSRPPEEGLVRAENFGGLVELLAESSDTTDPDAALIDEIMDSPWAESTVRVLLEAPTIRQAARDLGLHHSTVQSRAEQIERCLGYDPLSGYNRTRLGISVLRWRLRNSRALELPGPVG
- a CDS encoding serine hydrolase domain-containing protein; this encodes MSENTAVNDAVVRVATKTVDSGGVPGVVAGVTTDKETISLTAAGVRSLDDSQPMTTDSVFMIFSTTKALTGTVALQLVESGELDLDAPAKDYAPGLADVQVIDGFDDGGEPILRAPASEPTTKQLLLHTAGFGYDFFNEKYERLAREHGQPSIVTATRKALETPLLFDPGTQWEYGSNMDWVGQVIEGITGKTLGEAMRTRVLEPLGMDDSTFRPTASMQERQATMHQRTDGELAATDFMLPEPEVEMGGHGLFSTVDDYLKFIRMWLNDGAADDGTVVLRPETVDLATQNHLGDLRVKLLPGVIPSLSNDAEFFPGMPKTWGYTFMINEEDAPTGRPAGAAAWAGLANLYYWFDRQNKIGGYWATQIFPFADPESVGGYLEMETAVYDALKG
- a CDS encoding DUF3427 domain-containing protein produces the protein MATVPEHVQRDTAFGFLDRSSPAERLFNPMLVSNVEANTMHKAILEELRRSKSFTFSVAFVSSDAIASLKQPLIEFPGRGRIITSTYLGFNSPESFRELKNLHDLGIEVYVFEDDTRGFHPKGFIFEQAATTTAIVGSSNLTSRALKRNHEWNLRFSALPDGDIVQQLAAAIDIQLESATLLSDDWINAYEELYVPPSARSEIPGSNLQLPGTRTQIVANAMQAEALLEIQKVRDSGEDKALVVSATGTGKTILAALDVKAANPERVLFVVHREQILDRAIEEFTKVLDLEEHEVGKFVGSRRELDRRFVFATVQSLGSAEKLNQIARDHFDYILIDEVHRAGARLHQNIIQYFTPDFMLGITATPERSDDFNVYSLFDYNVPYEIRLQKALEEDMLAPFHYYGVTDFEKDGEVIGDTSQLRNLVAPERVAHLIQVIERYGHVGDPVRGLMFCSRKDEARELSTLLNQNDVHGKRLRTRALTGEDSVETRERVVAQLENGELDYIISVDVFNEGIDIRTVNQVVMLRQTQSSIIFTQQLGRGLRKAAGKSHLIVIDFIGNYTNNFLVPIALFGDSSLNKDSLRKRMIEAQDVGAVSGLSSINFDAVAKERIFKSIESTRLDSLKNLKQSFRDLHTRLGRPPMLMDYARFDVVDPVVIASARGNYWKLLNAFKVVDEQPTDRESQILSMVSQEFLNGKRPHELLVLEQLVSARTPVTVSDLRSLFDQKGATSDQATIDSIERIFNFEFFTEGDQKKYGTPIVDWTDGRITPTSEFLDLLEHSPSFLAHLNDAIETGLFLSRHRYRWDERLEAGKKYSRKDVCRLLNWQSDQKGTMYGYKVDVYSNSCPIFVTYHKDDDVSASTSYEDSFVSENTLRWFTRSKRTLQSKEVRSIVNNEIPLYLFAKKDDAEGTDFYYLGQATSSDPMQTKMPGENGKNLDVVTMDLNLEYPIDAALYDYLTTGPAIEEAKSRSSKAPSIDLSHEETPIRLEYNDDQKDKLF
- a CDS encoding DUF2891 domain-containing protein, with the translated sequence MALSNITREYPYASHHLARSVADIVPAAEKNPAFANSYDWHSSVHMHYLLASLLETEVAQSAGWRKRALDVLSSHLSEEHMLTEAAFLRANPSWERPYGWAWAVELNRVLNASEVPELRALGTHTQVLAETVFDLVVAWLPKVAAPVRHGVHSNTAFGLRRVLLGARAAERHDVVDAIADAARRFFAEDVAWNLRQERSGHDFLSPGLCEADLMAEVLTEDELATWLPEFLSELSPESPALTPVKVLDPTDGQQSHLYGLGLSVAASVMRLAPKLEAIAEKSGHDELIAQAKGILTQVDSLMAPGLEASVSDEYVSSHWLATFAWEALIQRVGHQH
- a CDS encoding CHY zinc finger protein yields the protein MTPSPEVFGPTVDDHTRCVHYATELDIIAIRFACCDRYYPCHLCHSETADHPAQQWLREKFDQPAILCGICWTELTITAYKAADECPECAAQFNPRCAAHSDLYFAGQ